The genomic segment TGTGGGTGGGCATCTTACCTTTTTTACTTATACTTGATTCAATCTTTGACTCGATTTTACACGAGACAAAACATCCCTCTTAACTCGAGGTCCACCTGCTAGCTTTTTTTTCAagagctttcaaccacatctcaAGGGGGTCACAGTCTTCATTAATAGATGGAGTCTGTCCAGTTTGGTGACCTGGAGATGATGTTTTAAATTCTTCATCTAAAGTAAACATGGAACCTTCACATTCAACACATTTAGTCTTTATCCCAGAATTTTATTTCTTGAGTCAGGGTGGAAACAGCACAAAGACCATCATACTCTGCACTAGTCATCCAATATAACAACAATAATCTATGTATACTTGTGTAGGCCATCAGAAGGCTGCAATATGCCATCAGTGTACAGCACTGATACTGCCACAACATGACTCAGTCTGCATGCTTTTTAGTCCAGTGGGACTGTGCAAACAACCACATGGATGACTGGATGATCACTGACTGGACCATGCTGAGGCAGCTGGTGTACACTCATCACAGAATGCCAGTGTAGTAATTATCATTCTACAATAAATATGATATCCAAACAATGACATGGTAAATGAAACATATCAAAGTAATATTCAGTATATCAGAAGGGGATGACACTGACACCAGAGGAAATGTGTTGAAATAAAAGCTGCATCTGCAAACCCAAATCCAATCCTGAAGCACATCCACAGCTGTCttcttacagtatgtacagtatggacgtatgtgtgtgtcagaggtTATTCTGGTATGTGCTTACTGTAcactgcgtgtgtttgtgtgtgtgtgttgtctatCGGTAGAGGTAATCAGCTTGTATGTTGGCAGCTATCTCTGCCTCCCACTTGTCTCCATTGTTGAGGAGCTTCTCCTTGTTGTAGAGCAGTTCTTCATGGGTTTCAGTGGAAAACTCAAAGTTAGGACCCTGAataaagaaggaaagagagaggatggagaggggaatgtaaaagagaaagaaggggTCAGAGTAAGCAAATGGCTTTTTCTATGACGTGAACTTTAAAAGCTGTAACTTAAAACGTAGCCATTATCATGGGGGCCCTAAACAGAATTTGGTTTGGACTTACTTTACAtggcactaaaccaacttgtgtattgtaaatatttagtttagccattttttcaaatatttgggTTGCCTGGTCTCCTTTTGTAATAATGCTTGTATAACCTCAACCCTGTTACGCATAATCAGGGTAAAGACATTTCATTTGTTTCACGACAAACTGGGCTTTCAGGATATGTATGCTGCAGGGATGTCacatgaatgtataaattgtgaTAGGActataaagaaaaacaactaaACGGAAATTGAATCTCACAGAGATGTATTGAAATCACACAGAACAATAATGAACACAACTTTAGTTCTTTTGAAAATTGTTCTTTCAAGTCTCaggggaaacaaaaataaacactgtaactaacacaaatacaaaactgTTAAGATTTTTTCCTAGAAAAGTCCACACGGTTTCATCCAAAGAGTTAGTTGTGCCATCTCCAATGAATTTCCTGTCTGCTGTGAGACCGAGAGCCACATTTCTTACGCTGCCAGGGCAGCCTCTGACCCCCTGACCTGTCAGTCAGCATTTAAGGCCCTCCTGCTTGTATCAGGTTATTATCTATTGGCTGCCTTTCTCTTGACATTACTCCCTTGTCAATAAgtcaaataaaatatgtaaaaactaTGGCTGCAAgatatttaacaataaaaaaagaaaaagaaatctccTGTCTGTCccacccgcatgcgcaaaacaACAATAACCAAGACGTCACACACAGCATAAGCAGTCATAAGGAAGTAAACATAGGGGCCACTGAAGTCAGCCGGTGCGTCCAAAATGCACTACATACTCATTATGTGTACTATCATTCAACATTTGTGTGAATAAACAGCAGCTCACTTTTTGTAGCTGGATGCTGGATACACTTTGTGGAACCGAAATGTTCTTCTCTTCCGTGAAGTCAATGACAACGAGTGAATAGAATACAGGAACAGCGCTGTTTAAAATCTTTAAATACCTTTATAACGGCAGTGGTTATGTCAAAGCAAGCGACTTTACGCCTTTTTAGCATTAAATACCTCAGCTAAGTGTATCCACCAGTCTTTCTGACTGAGTAGGCACGACTtggattgtttttttatgtttttttcagggGCAGATTTAGTGAATTCAGTGCCCCAGGCAAACAGCgtctttcttttacttttcacCCTTCCTCTAACTGGGAATGTTGGTATTGGCAGTTGTAGAAGTAggcattgtaaaaaaaaatttaaaacttttaacTATTAGTAAAACTATTAGTACAGCACAGTACAAGTGCTGCATTCAAATGTTAACTTAAAGTGAGGAATGAAAGAGgcattatcagcaaaatgtacttacattTACTTAACGTCTGTTTAAAGGTGGAGCTTTCAACTCTAATATAATGCTGGAtagtttaattaataataatgcatcatattttaattgttgtattttgtgagTGTCAGCAATATACAATTGAGAAGCATATTTGAAGTGCTTTGGGAGGACTCTGTAAGTTATTTCAATGAGTTGGAATagcaacatatttaaaaaagaaatcatatctAAACATCATAATAAATGTTTAGCTGTTTGAGGCCCTTTTAGTTGGGGGTAAAGTCTGTCTTGGGGTTTTTTCCAGCAAACCAGAGTATTccactgttgttctgactgcgAGTAGCTGCAACTTGGGTGTgtcaagcaatcggcccgttcccaACAGGCATGTTTTAAACAAGCACTGAACtagttgaaaaaaaactgacattgcaATAATTCTTTTCCTGCAATATATATTgcgatataaaaaaaaaaaaagcctacagGAAGTTTCCCCCTCTAGGGCCGTCCATGGGCATGCTCTCCTGAagaaaatgtttaactttttattgTGCACCCTAAAATGTGGTAGCTCTTGTGTCACACTGAGTGCCATTTGTGCcctttttgtcttgttttgcaTCAAACTGCAGTTAGTGATGGGGGAACTAAGCTTTCTGAAGCACTGAACCAGCAGTTGTGCAGTGTTTGATAAGACAAAATGGTGACATCTGGATTTGGTGGATAAATGTTAGACCATGTTGAAACAAAAAGTGAAAGCCAGTTGGAAAACAATGGGACCATTTAAAGAACTTACTGACAATAATGTGATATGGCATCAAAAACTGAATTTACTGTACATCTACGTGTTAAGGACCTGCAGACACCCTGTATGTCAGACATCATCAGGATCATGCACGCACCTCTACAATGGCGTCCACAGGACAAGCCTCCTGACAAAAGCCGCAGTAGATGCATTTGGTCATGTCAATGTCGTAGCGAGTCGTCCTCCTGCTGCCGTCAGCGCGGGTCTCTGCTTCAATGGTGATGGCCTGGACACACATTGTTGGAGATGAagagacacactgacacagtcCTCTGATCTGCTATCTAGCATTGAGATTGAATATAAATGCCTATATGTATTCACAACTGACAAATTTATATACAATCATACATGTCATGCTTTATGCACAGTAAAGACAGTTACTTATGGTTCAAACATACATATAGCCAAAGTGGTTTTCTCTTGTTCATATTAAAAAAGGCAGACATGATGCAATCAAGCCGTGCgcgtgtgcaggtgtgtgtgtgtgtgtgtgtgtgtgtgtgtgtgtgtgtgtgtgtgtgtgtgtgtacctgcgcAGGGCAGATAGCTTCACACAGCTTGCAGGCGATGCAGCGCTCCTCTCCTGAAGGATACCTGgtatacataattacaaagactTCAGTCACCTTTAACAGATATAACATTGGCCTTTTTCCATTACaaggtacctgctcgactcgcctggactctactcgcctttccattatgaaaaaaagtccctggaacctgccaacaggtactttttttagtatcgtcttcgtcgaggttccaagcgaacTGAGGCGATACGAAAAGGTGACacgaaaacctgcagactacggattggtcggagagaatcgtcactaatcactgcgtcgtCATTGCTAGTGACAGACgaggtgtcctgaacaaacccaccatttataaatagtttagccagctgagTTTTTGtggctgcctccagcttctttttgAAAATTCTAATCGTCTCCTGTCAGAATGACCGGTGGAAATAATTCCCTCTGCACAATTTGAATTGTGTTAAAAGATGTTACAGTAATTTCCATATATTTCGTTCTATTAACAACTGTAATGATGTCAAAAACATTTAGAAATGACTGTAGACTGTAGCGATAATGGAAAATATTATGTCTCGTTCTCGCTCTGATTGAATCCAGAAGACTACCGTAGATTTACAACAAACGGCAACAAGCAAGCGGGAAGTCAAAGCCCAAGCCCTGGCGAAACAGGGAAATATTGTGAATTACTTTATAAAATCAAGCAGCGGCCGGGCTAATGTAATTGAAGCCAAGAAATTGTCAGCGAGGACGAGTCGGCACCAGCTACAGCCAGTCTCATTAACGttaacaacacagacacacaatgagATACCATAATATGATTACAGCCGTCTGCGGTTCTTATTGGGATTACGGAGAAATCTATCCAGAGTC from the Perca flavescens isolate YP-PL-M2 chromosome 2, PFLA_1.0, whole genome shotgun sequence genome contains:
- the ndufs8a gene encoding NADH:ubiquinone oxidoreductase core subunit S8a — translated: MAATLRLLYSVSRPGTIVASQNLVRSFSVSAQREGFKYVNAQEIPTDMKSITDRAAQTLLWTELFRGLGMTMSYLFREPATINYPFEKGPLSPRFRGEHALRRYPSGEERCIACKLCEAICPAQAITIEAETRADGSRRTTRYDIDMTKCIYCGFCQEACPVDAIVEGPNFEFSTETHEELLYNKEKLLNNGDKWEAEIAANIQADYLYR